One region of Hymenobacter sediminicola genomic DNA includes:
- a CDS encoding serine hydrolase domain-containing protein: MRYALFLLASAAGMLLIDGCTTSHAQVPASSQPVLTDNPLRTALDSAVHRVVLPYMQQPEAAGLSIGVYQQGRQRFYNYGEVEKGTGRRPTATTYYDMGSVSKTFVGTLLAQAVIDKKVQLTDDIRQYLPGQYPNLEYQGRPVRLVDLSNHTSGLPGTAHVYTAATKQRLDQLNLAEKTAHYNRYSADSLLADMHRFQLVTEPGTTYRYNGVATLVLQLLLERIYQQPYEQLVTGYVRKQFGLHDTKRVLSTKEQTRYAIGYTRPYLPQAHLNYTGYWGGPNLSSTAADLLRYAQANLQERLPAVRLAHQRTWGSTPESGMGLCWMLDTDAQGNKRVYHNGKSTGYNTRLVLYPDTQVAMVLLVNENSSQDRLTALEESLKRLLPRP; encoded by the coding sequence ATGCGCTACGCTCTTTTCTTACTCGCCTCTGCCGCCGGCATGTTGCTGATTGATGGCTGCACAACCAGCCATGCCCAAGTGCCAGCCAGCTCCCAGCCCGTACTGACCGACAACCCGCTCCGAACGGCCCTCGATTCGGCGGTACACCGCGTGGTGCTGCCCTACATGCAGCAGCCTGAAGCAGCAGGCTTATCTATTGGAGTATATCAGCAGGGGCGGCAGCGCTTCTACAATTATGGAGAGGTAGAAAAGGGCACGGGTCGCCGGCCTACTGCCACTACTTACTACGACATGGGCTCGGTGTCGAAAACCTTCGTTGGCACGCTGCTGGCCCAGGCCGTAATCGACAAAAAGGTGCAGCTCACGGATGATATTCGCCAGTATCTGCCGGGCCAGTATCCCAATCTGGAGTATCAGGGGCGCCCCGTGCGGCTGGTGGATCTGTCCAACCACACCTCCGGTCTGCCCGGCACGGCCCACGTGTACACGGCCGCCACCAAGCAGCGCCTCGATCAACTGAATCTGGCAGAGAAAACTGCCCACTACAACCGCTACTCAGCCGACAGCCTGCTGGCCGACATGCACCGCTTTCAGCTGGTCACTGAGCCGGGCACTACCTACCGCTACAACGGCGTAGCCACGCTGGTGCTGCAGCTGCTACTGGAGCGCATATATCAGCAACCCTACGAACAGCTGGTGACCGGTTATGTGCGCAAGCAGTTCGGCCTGCATGATACCAAACGTGTGCTTTCGACTAAAGAGCAGACGCGCTACGCTATAGGCTATACCCGGCCCTACCTGCCGCAAGCGCACCTAAACTACACCGGTTATTGGGGTGGCCCGAACCTGAGCTCCACCGCCGCTGACCTGCTACGCTATGCCCAGGCCAATCTGCAGGAACGCCTGCCGGCTGTGCGCCTAGCCCACCAGCGCACCTGGGGGTCCACGCCGGAGTCTGGTATGGGGCTGTGCTGGATGCTGGATACCGATGCACAGGGAAACAAACGAGTCTACCACAATGGCAAATCCACTGGCTACAACACCCGGCTGGTGCTTTACCCGGATACGCAGGTAGCCATGGTGCTGCTGGTAAACGAGAACAGCAGCCAAGACCGGCTGACTGCGCTGGAGGAAAGCCTGAAACGGCTATTGCCCCGGCCTTAG
- a CDS encoding CoA-acylating methylmalonate-semialdehyde dehydrogenase: MEVQALKYPALRNYVAGQFVDEVPASTLEVFSPLNGEVISAVPLSGAASLNQAVAAAKAAFPAWSGTPIKERVQVFYRYKTLLERDMKTLADLVREENGKTLDEARAEVEKAIELTEFACSMPQLIQGEFLEVSKGVEARAERKPLGVVASIAPFNFPNMVPHWTIPNALVLGNTMILKPSEQVPLSAVKIAELLKEAGLPDGVLNVVNGDKQIVEAICDHPDIQAVSFVGSTKIAKVVYIRATSNLKRCVALGGAKNHLMVLPDAHPDMTASNVAASMSGCAGQRCMAGSTMVGVGPVDSIVAKIVEEARKIVPGQNLGSVISKEAKERIEQHITEAEAAGAKVLLDGRNAVVPGHEDGYYVGPTVIDYVTPNMRIAQEEVFGPVLAILRTNTLDEALAIENASNYGNAAAVFTQSGSNARYVMDHASAGMIGVNIGVPVPREPFSFGGWNESKFGACDITGKSSIEFWTQLKKTTTKWNPESRVNWMS; encoded by the coding sequence ATGGAAGTCCAGGCTCTGAAGTACCCAGCTCTTCGTAACTATGTCGCCGGCCAGTTTGTGGACGAGGTACCAGCTTCCACGTTGGAAGTATTCAGCCCACTGAATGGCGAGGTCATTTCCGCAGTTCCACTAAGCGGCGCGGCTTCTCTCAACCAGGCTGTAGCCGCTGCTAAGGCCGCCTTTCCGGCGTGGTCAGGTACTCCCATCAAGGAGCGGGTGCAGGTCTTTTACCGCTACAAAACGCTGCTGGAGCGCGACATGAAAACCCTGGCCGACCTGGTGCGCGAGGAAAACGGCAAGACGCTGGACGAGGCCCGCGCGGAGGTGGAAAAAGCCATCGAGCTAACCGAGTTTGCCTGCTCCATGCCCCAGCTGATTCAGGGCGAGTTTCTGGAAGTCAGCAAGGGCGTGGAAGCCCGCGCCGAGCGGAAACCGCTGGGTGTGGTAGCCAGCATTGCGCCGTTCAACTTCCCTAATATGGTGCCGCACTGGACCATCCCGAACGCGCTGGTACTCGGCAATACCATGATTCTGAAGCCCTCGGAGCAGGTACCGCTGAGCGCCGTGAAAATAGCTGAGCTATTGAAGGAAGCTGGCCTGCCCGACGGCGTGCTCAACGTTGTGAATGGCGATAAGCAAATCGTGGAAGCTATTTGCGACCATCCGGACATCCAGGCGGTGTCTTTCGTCGGCTCCACCAAGATTGCCAAAGTCGTGTACATCCGGGCCACCAGCAACCTAAAACGCTGCGTGGCGCTGGGCGGGGCCAAAAACCACCTGATGGTGCTGCCCGACGCCCACCCTGACATGACGGCCTCCAACGTGGCGGCAAGTATGTCGGGGTGCGCGGGGCAGCGCTGCATGGCCGGCTCCACCATGGTCGGCGTGGGCCCGGTTGACAGCATCGTCGCCAAAATTGTGGAGGAGGCCCGCAAGATTGTACCCGGTCAGAATCTGGGCTCGGTCATCAGCAAAGAAGCCAAGGAGCGGATTGAGCAGCACATTACGGAGGCCGAAGCCGCCGGTGCGAAAGTCCTGCTCGATGGCCGCAACGCCGTGGTGCCCGGCCACGAAGACGGCTACTATGTGGGCCCGACGGTGATTGACTACGTGACGCCCAATATGCGGATTGCGCAGGAGGAAGTGTTTGGGCCAGTACTGGCTATTCTGCGCACCAATACGCTGGATGAAGCGCTGGCCATCGAAAACGCCAGCAACTACGGCAACGCGGCAGCCGTCTTCACGCAAAGCGGCAGCAATGCCCGCTACGTCATGGACCACGCCTCCGCCGGCATGATTGGCGTCAACATTGGGGTGCCGGTGCCACGGGAGCCGTTCTCCTTCGGCGGCTGGAACGAGTCGAAGTTCGGGGCCTGCGACATCACCGGCAAAAGCTCCATCGAGTTCTGGACCCAACTCAAGAAAACCACCACTAAGT